The stretch of DNA TTTAAGACCTGAAAATCAACAATTAATTGCTGAACTTGATGGAAAAGATGGTGCACAAATGGTAATTGAAGGGACTAAAGGTTATGATCTTGGTTTACCTAAAGATAAATTTATTAAAGAAGATATTAAAAGTTTTGGTTCACAAAGAGATGACATTCTTAAGAAATGGACAGAATTAACACAAGGAAAATAAAATTTTACGATGTTTTTCATCGATAATATTTTTAAAAATCTTGTTGTTTTACAATAGAAAATAGGGAGAGCAATCTCCCTTTTTAATTAGATAAAGTTATGAAAAGATATTTTAAATTTATAGATACAATTATTATATTTACTCTTGTTTTTTGTTTATTTACTTTTATTTTATTTCCTTTTTTAAAAGTTTTTTATTCTACTTTTTTCAATGATGGAAAATTTACTTTAGAAGGATTTGCATTTTTAAAAATACAGAGTAAACTTTTATATAATTCAATTTTTGTAGCATTTTTTGCTACTATAATTACAACAATTGTTTCAGTTTCAATTGGAATTTTTTGTTTTACTATAAGAAAAAGTGTAAAGAAATTAATCTCATGTGTATTAATGATTACAATGATATCTCCGCCTTTTGTTTCATCATTAGCATATATAAAACTTTTTGGACGTAGGGGATTTATAACTCATGATATTTTTAACCTTTCATTAAATGCTTATGGATCTTTTGGTGTTATTCTAATGCAAAGTATAGGTCTTATATCATTGAGTGCTCTTATGATTATTTCTTCTCTTGATGGTATTGATAAGGAACAGATAAACAGTGCAAGATCACTTGGAGCAAAGACAAATAATATCATTTTAGATATTATTTTACCTCAATTATTGCCTAGTATAAAAGTTGTTGCAATTTTGAGTTTTATAAGAAGTATTGCCGATTTTTCTACACCTTTAATAATAGGTGGATCCTTTGAAACTTTAGCTTCAAAATCATATAATGTTTTCATTTCTGATGGAAATATTGTTCAAGCTGGAGCGATGAATATAATACTTTGTATTCCGGTTATTTTTACTTTTATATTTTATATAAAGAACTCAAAAATAATCTCAAATACAAACTTTGGATCTAATATATCAGAAGTAAATATTGAAAAGAAAGGTATTATTTTTTCTTTCGCTGTTTTTTTATCAACAGTATTTTTGATTTTATTAATTTTACAGTACAGTTCAATAGTTTTATCTGCTTTTACAGATTATTCAAAAGGAAAATTGTATTTTACATTTGGACATTTTGCAGGAATAAAAAATTATATAGATAAAACTGTTTTTAGAAGTATTTATTATTCATTAATTTCAGCTTTTTTTGGAAGCTTAATAGGACTATTACTGCAATATTATATTCATATAAGAAAAGTAAAATTTCTAAGGATATTTGATTTTATTGCTACAATGCCATACATGTTACCGGGAACTTTCTTTGGTATTGGTTATATATTAGCTTTTAATAATTATCCAATTTACATTACAGGAACGGCTTTGATTGTGATTTTAAATGTTACTTTTAAACAACTTCCTTTTTCTACAAAAATATTTAGTTCAAGTTTAGAAACAATAGATGAGAATCAAATTTTAAGTGCTAAGGACTTAGGTGCCAATGAATTTTATATTTTTAAAGATGTAATACTATCACATACGAAAAATCATTTTGTCATAAGTATGATAAACGGATTTAACAGTACTATGACTACAGTGGGGTCTATAATTTTTATCGTTTATCCTGCACAAAAAGTTTTAACTCTTGTCATGTTTGATGTTATAAATAGTGGTAAATATAATACAGCATCAGTTTTAGCTCTATTGATAATTCTGATTTGTTTAAGTTTTAGTTTGCTATTTATGTTGATTAATTATATTTTAAATAAATTAGGAGATTTTTATGTTTTTAGAAGTAAAAAATTTATGTAAAAATTATGGGAAAAAAGAAGTTTTAAAAGATATTAATTTTTCTCTTGATGAAGGAAATATTCTATGTATATTAGGACCTTCCGGTTGCGGAAAAACCACTATTTTAAATTCGATTGGAGGTTTTATTAAAAATAATTCCGGACGAATTATTTTAGATGGTGAAGACGTAACTTTATTAAGTCCGGAAACTAGAAATATTTCTACTGTTTTTCAATCTTATGGATTATTTAGTAACAAAAATGTTTTGGAAAATGTGGCTTATGGATTAAAATTTAGAAATGTAAAAAAACAAGACAGAATGAAACAGTCTATGGAAATTTTAAAAATAGTTGGGCTTGAAGGATATGAAAACAAAAAAATTCATGAGTTATCTGGAGGTCAAAGGCAAAGAGTTGCTCTTGCCAGAAGTTTGGTTATAAATCCAAGACTTATTTTACTTGACGAACCTTTTTCAAATCTTGATAAAAACTTAAGAAATACAATGAGAAATGAGATAAAAAAACTTGTAAAATATTTTAAAATGACAACAATACTTGTAACTCATGACCAAGAAGATGCTTTTATAATGGCAGATAAAGTTATTTTGATGAATGAAGGAAAAATAATTCAAAACTCAACCATTACAGAGCTATATAATTTTCCGAATAGTGAATTTTCTCTTTCATTTATTGGAAATTCAAATAAATTTGACAAAGAGAATTTTATTAGACCCGAAAAAATAAAAATAGTTGACTATGAAACTGATATTCCTGCTAATATTTTTGAAAAACAATTTAGAGGGGCGTTTATAGAATATCAGCTAAAATTAAAGGGAAATGATGAAAAAATTTTAAAAGTTATAGAATTAAATACAGGAAAAGAGAAAAACATTGGAGATGATGTTTTTATTGAGTACAAAGTACAAAAACTTTCAAATTAATTGGAAGTTTTTTCCTTTTTCTATATTATTGAAATGTTGAATTTTAGTTTATATTATATTATAATTAATATGTAAATTATAAAAATTAGAAAGATGTGATTTTATGGGTTTAGATAAATTAGTTTTTTTGTTATCAACAATAAGGATAACAGATGTTATAGATATATTTATAGTCAGTTTTATGTTTTATAAGTTATTTGCTTTGATAAGAGGAACAAGAGCAACTCAGCTTATAAAGGGAATTTTATTCATTTTTATAGGTTCAAAACTTAGTGAATTTTTTAAACTTTATACTATAAGTTGGATTTTAAATAATGCGGTTACTGTTGGATTTATTGCTATTCTAATTGTATTTCAACCGGAACTTAGGAGAATTTTGGAACATATTGGAAATAATAAACTTTTAAAACCGGTTAATTTTGAAGAATCTAGAAGTAATGCTAACGTTATTGAAGAAATTGTTAAGGCAACTTATTCTTTAGCAGGTAAAAAAATAGGGGCGCTGATGGTTTTAGAGAGAAAAACCGGACTTAGAGATATTATTGAAACCGGTATTTCTTTAAATTCTGATATTTCTTATGAATTACTTATGAATATATTTATTCCTAATACTCCTTTGCATGATGGAGCAGTTGTTATAAGTAATGATCATATTATAGCAGCATCTTGTTTTTTGCCATTAACAGATAACAAACAAATTTCTATGGAGTTAGGAACAAGACATAGGGCAGGTATTGGTATTTCCGAAAAATCTGATGCTATAGTAATTGTTGTTAGTGAAGAAACAGGATATGTTTCTATTTGTGAAAAATCAAAAATAAATAGAAATGTTTCAAAGGAGTATTTATTGAATTACTTGGTTGAAAATTTTGTTGTTGAAGAAAAAAATACAAATTCCTTTAAAGAAATTTTCCAAAATTTATTTGAAAACAAAGAAATTTCAAAAGAATCTGTAACAAAGGAAGAACTTAAAGAGGAAGTTAAAAAAGAAATTATTGACGATATAAAAGAAGAAGTTAGTGAAATTGTTGAAAATCAAGGTGATAAAGTTGTTAAAAAAGATTAATATAAAGAGTATAATTGAGTTAGTAAAAAAAGATTTTAAATTAAAATTAATTTCGTTATCTGTTGGGATTGTTATGTGGTTTCTAGTAATTGGAGGAGTTAATCCTGTGGTTACAAGACAATTTACTGATGTCCCTGTAAGTTTTAAGAATCAATCTGTTTTAGAATCTAGAAAATTGATAAGAGTTAGTCCTGAAAATCCAACGGTAACGGTTACTATAACAGGAAAAAGAAGTGACGTTTATTCTGTGAATAAGAGTGATATTGTTGCAGAAGTAAATTTACAAAATGGAATAACATCTGGAGCACATAGATTATCTATTAACTATAAGGTTCCATATAATGTTCAGTTTAAATCAGCTTCAGATAATGATTTGCTTGTAACTTTGGATGAAGAGATAAGTAAGACTTATAAAGTAGAAGTAGAAACTATTGGGCAGATAAAAAATAAAAATCAAGTTGTTGCTAAAAAGGAACCTGCAGATTCTGAAGTTGTAGTTAAAGGTCCTGTAAGCTATGTAAATAAAGTAAAGAGAGTTCGTTGTGTAGTGGATGTTACTAATAAGGATGGAGACGAAGTGGTTCAGTCTAAAATTGTTCCTGTTGATGAACTCAATAAAGAAGTCAAAAAGGTCAGTCTTAGCAAAACAGATACCAATGTTTCTATCGGATTTAAGAACTTTAAAGAAGTTCCAATAAAATTGGTAGAGATAAATTCACCGCCTAGTGATGTAAGAATTTTAAAGAAAGATATTGTTCCTAATATAATTTCTATAGTTGGAAATTTGACAAGTTTAGAGCAAATTTCTCAGATAAATACTAAACCTTTTGATTTATCACAAATAAAAGAATCTGGTTCGTATAACCTTAATTTAGAATTGCCATCTGATGTAACACTTGTTAATAATGATCTTAAAGTTGTTATCAATATTGATGTTGATAAAAAAATTGAAAAAACTTTAGAAATAGATACTTCAAATATTGAAATAGAAAATGAATCTGGAAAAGATATTCTCTTGAAGGGTTTACAAGATAAGGTTAAAGTTACTGTAAGAGGTTATGAATCGGATTTGGCTAAACTTAATGCAGAGGATATAAGACTTTACATTTCAGTAAAAAAAGAAGACGTTGGCAAAAATGTTCAAATAAAAGCTAAAAATATTGAAAATATTGAAATCGCAAAGATTTCAAATGATATTGTTCAAGCTATTGGAAAATAAATTTTAATTAAGCAATGGTAAACCCATTGCTTTTTTATAAATAATTAATGAGGTTATATATGGATTTATTAAAAGGATTAAATAATAAACAATTAGAGGCTGTGGAGCATTTTGGTTCTCCATTGTTGGTTCTTGCAGGAGCAGGAAGTGGAAAGACTAAGGTATTAACTACAAAAATTGCTTATGCAGTTTTAGAAAAAAATGTAAGTGAATATGAAATTTTAGCTATCACCTTTACAAATAAAGCGGGAAAGGAAATGAAAGAGAGAATAGAAAATATCTTTAAAAGAGATATTTCTAGTATGTGGATAGGGACTTTTCACTCAATTTGCTCTAAAATTTTAAGATTCAATATAGAAAAAATAGGATATTCAAATAATTTTACTATTTATGATAGAGACGATCAAAAGTTAGTTTTAAAAGAGATTTTTAAACAAAATCTTACTTGGGAAAGTGTACTTGGAGAGTTCAAAAATGCTATTATTGGAATTATAAGCGATGCTAAAGGAAAAAATGTTAAATCAAGTGAATTTTCAAAATATTTTTCTTTTGGAAATAATACTGATGTAGTAGAAAAAATTTATAAAAAATATGAGGAAATCTTAATAAAGAATAATGCCTTAGATTTTGACGACCTTATCTTTAAAACTATTGAACTTTTTAAAAAATGTCCTGAAGTTTTGGACTATTATTCCGAAAAATTTAAATATATTTATGTTGATGAATATCAAGACACTAATGATGCCCAATATGAGATTATAAAACTTTTAGCATCTAAATATAAAAATGTATGTGCCGTTGGAGATATCGACCAATCAATTTATGGGTGGAGAGGTGCAAACATTTCAAATATTTTGAATTTCGAAAATGACTTTCCCAATTCAAAAATAATTTTACTTGAAGAAAATTATCGTTCAACACAAAAGATTTTGGATTGTGCTAATGAACTTATAAAAAATAATGTAAATAGAAAAGAAAAAAATCTCTGGACAAAAAAAGAGGGCGGAGATGAAATAATTTATAAAAGCTATCAAAATGAAAATTATGAGGCTATAGAAGTTGCACAAAATGTTTCAAATTTGATTTTTGAAGGTTATAATTTATCAGATATCGCAGTTTTGTATCGTGCAAATTTTCAGTCATTTGCAATTGAAAATGCACTAAGAAAAAATTCTATTGCGTATAGAATGGTCGGTGGTCTAAAGTTTTACGATAGAAAAGAAATTAAAGATATTTTGGCATATTTAAAATTAATTGCAAATCCAAAGGATGATAATGCTTTTAGAAGGATAATAAATTATCCTAAGCGTTCAATTGGAAATGTAAGTTTGCAAAAACTAGAGGAATATTGCTATTCTGAAAATATCAGTCTTTTTGATGGACTATTTAGAAATGAATTTTTGGACTCTGTAAGTAAAAAATTAAGAACTGAATTTGAAAATTTTAGAGATATGATTTTTGGTTTTATCACTTGTGTTGAAGATACTGAAGTTGAAATCTTGATTAAAGAACTTTTAGATTCGATCAAATTTGTAGATTATTTAAGAGAAAATGAAAAGAAAGAGTTTGAAAAAAAGGCAGAAAATATAAATTTATTTTTGGAAGAAATTTCTAATAGTTATAAAGGAATTAAATTATTAGAATACTTAGAAACCAATAGTCTTTTGTCTGATATAGATAAGACTGAAGATTCAGATGATACTGTTACTTTAACTACTATTCATTCTGCAAAAGGACTTGAATATAAAGTTGTATTTATTATAGGAATGGATGAAGGTATATTTCCGAGTGAAAGGTCAATTAAAGAGAGAGATGATGGACTTGAAGAAGAAAGACGACTTTTCTATGTAGCTATTACTAGAGCAAAAGAAAAACTTTTTATTTCTTCAACAAAGAGTATGACTATGTATGGGAAATTAAATCTTTATAGAGTTTCAAGTTTTGTAGATGAAATAATTAATTATGTTGACGATAAAAGTATTAATCTTGAATTTAATTTTGATGAAGAAAGAGTTACTACTTCGAAAATTAGAAATGATGCTTATACAGATTATTCCAGAACTTATGTTCCTAATGCGGATCTTGGAAGAACGAAATTAGATAAACCATTAAATCATTATCAAAAACCAAATAAGACTTCATCTAAAGATGTTTATAAAGTTGGAGAAAAGATTATACATGAAAAATATGGTGAAGGAACTGTAATTAAATGTGAAAAAGCAGGAACAAAGGTTATGCTTATGGTTGCATTTGATGGAGAAGGAATTAAATTATTTGATATAAAAAAAGACAAGCGTATAAAGAGGGCTTAATAATGGATAAAATGAAAGAAATTGTAGAAAAATTAAATCTTTGGGCATATCAGTATTACACTTTAGACGAACCTAGTGTAAGTGATGCTGAGTATGATAAACTCTATGATGAACTTCTTAAATTAGAAAAAGAAACAGGTGTAATTTTGCCAAATTCTCCAACTCAAAGAGTAGGAGGAGAAGTTTTAGAAAAATTTGAAAAACATACACATTTAAAAGAGCTTTACAGTTTACAAAAGGCTCAAAGTTTTGAAGAACTTAAAGAGTTTCATAATAGATGTACTAAACTTTTGAATGAGTATAATTCTATCAATAATTCTAAAAAAACTTTGGAATATTATGTTGAATTTAAATTTGATGGACTGACAATTAATCTAACTTATGATAAAGGAATTTTAGTTTCTGCATCTACTAGAGGAAATGGAGTATATGGAGAAGAAGTTTTTGAACAAGTAAAGACAATAAAAAGTATCCCGCTTGAAATTGATTATAAAGGTTTAGTTGAAATTCAAGGAGAAGCCATTATGCCTCTCTCTGCTCTAACAAAATTTAATGAGACGGCAGAAGTACCTTTAAAGAATGCCAGAAACGCTGCAGCAGGAGCGATTAGAAATCTTGACCCTAAAAAGACAGCTAGTAGAAATTTAGATGCTTTTATTTACAATGTTGGCTTTAAGTCTGATGAGCAATTTAAAACTCAAAAAGAGATGATTTCATTTTTAAAAGAAAATAAATTTAAAGTAAATGAATATGAGAAAAAATGTCTTAATCTAAAAGAGATAAAAGATAAAATAAGAGAAATAGATGTTTTAAGAAAAAAAGTTGATTATTTGACAGATGGTGTTGTAATTAAAGTTAATGACTTTGAACTTAGAGAATTTTTTGGATATACTAATAAATTTCCTAGATTTGCAATAGCTTATAAATTTGAGGCGGAAGAATATAGTACAATTTTAAAAGAAGTTGTTTGGAATGTAGGTAGGACAGGAAAAGTTACTCCTACAGCTATTTTAGAACCAGTTGAAATAGGTGATGTAACTGTTCAAAGGGCAACTTTAAATAATTATGATGATATTTTAAGAAAAAAAGTAAAAATCAATTCAAGAGTTTTGATAAGACGTTCAAATGACGTTATTCCGGAAATTCTTGGAACAATGGATGAAGATAATGGAAATGAGATAGAAATTAAAATGCCAACACATTGTCCTTATTGTAATAGTGAATTGATTAGAGATGGAGTACATTTTTTCTGTACAAACACTCTAGCATGTACACCACAACTAACTTCGTCACTTGTTCATTTTTCTAGTAAAAATGCAATGAACATTGAAGGATTAAGCGAGAAGACTATTGAATCATTGTTTGATAAATTAGGAGTAGATAAGGTCTATAAAATTTATGATTTAAAATATGATGAACTTATCACATTAGAAAAATTTAAGGATAAGAAAGTTAATAATTTATTAAACTCAATAGAAGAGAGTAAAAAGGTAAATTTAGAGAACTTTATTTATGCACTTGGAATTAAAAATGTTGGAATAAAAACTGCAAAAGATTTAGCTAAAAAATATATAAATTTAGATAACTTAAGGGAAACAACTGTTGAAGAACTTTTACAAATTAATGATGTCGGAGACGTTGTAGCTAATTCTATTTTTGAGTTTTTTAATGATGAATATAGCAAAGATGCCTTGAATAAATTACTTGAAAAAGGAATAGAAGTAATTCCTTATAAAGAAATTTCAAAAAGCGAGTTTACAGATAAAAAAATTGTAATAACTGGAACTTTTAAAAATTATAAAAGAAAAGATTTGGAAGATATTTTTTCGCAAAACGGACTTATAGTTCAATCTGCTGTTGCAAAGTCTACTGACTTTTTAGTTGTTGGAGAAAAGGCGGGTTCGAAATTAAAAAAGGCGCAAGAGCTTGGAATAAATATCATCTCTGAAAAAAATCTAGAAGAATTTTTAAAAAGTATTATTGAAAAATAGAATAGGTATTAGGTTTTTGTAAATATGAGAAAAAAATATTAATTATGCCTTAAGGAAAGACTTGCAAAGGTGAGTATTCTATGATATAATACTACTGTTAAATTTGAGTTTGTAAAAGGAGGTATGAAAATGTCAAAAAGATGTGCAATTTGTGATAAAACAAAATTATTTGGAAATAAAGTAACTTTTTCACATAGAAAGAGCAGTAGATCATGGGGAGCAAATATTAGAAAAGTAAGAGTTGTTGTTGACGGCTCTGTAAAGAGAATTAATGTTTGTACTACATGTTTGAAGAGTGGTTTTGTTGAAAGACCTTCATTTACTTCAGCTGAATAATGATAATTTATATTTTAGGAAGATTTTATCTTCCTATTTTTTTGTTTAGTTATAAATATAAAAAAATTTTACAAGAGAAATTTTATACGATAATATATAACATATTTTTACATTTTACTAAAATTATATTAAATGTAAAAATTCAAAAATTAAATAACAAAAAAATTTGACTAAATGCAAAAAATATTTTATACTTATATGAGTTAAATTATTAAGTTCAAGGTAGTGATTTTATAAAAATAGCAGTTATTGGTGCAGGTGCATCAGGTATTATGAGTGCGATATTTTCAAAAAATGAAAATACCGATGTATTTTTGTTTGAAGGAAATGAAAAAATTGGTAAGAAAATTTATATTTCAGGAAAAGGAAGATGTAATATTACCAATTCAAAAGAAATTTACGAATTTTTTGATGAAGTAAATAGAAATAAAAATTTTTTATATAGTAGTTTGTATTCTTTTACTAATGAGGATATTTTGAGATTTTTTAACGAGAATGGCCTAAGAACTAAAGTTGAACGTG from Parvimonas micra encodes:
- the rpmB gene encoding 50S ribosomal protein L28; the protein is MSKRCAICDKTKLFGNKVTFSHRKSSRSWGANIRKVRVVVDGSVKRINVCTTCLKSGFVERPSFTSAE
- the ligA gene encoding NAD-dependent DNA ligase LigA translates to MDKMKEIVEKLNLWAYQYYTLDEPSVSDAEYDKLYDELLKLEKETGVILPNSPTQRVGGEVLEKFEKHTHLKELYSLQKAQSFEELKEFHNRCTKLLNEYNSINNSKKTLEYYVEFKFDGLTINLTYDKGILVSASTRGNGVYGEEVFEQVKTIKSIPLEIDYKGLVEIQGEAIMPLSALTKFNETAEVPLKNARNAAAGAIRNLDPKKTASRNLDAFIYNVGFKSDEQFKTQKEMISFLKENKFKVNEYEKKCLNLKEIKDKIREIDVLRKKVDYLTDGVVIKVNDFELREFFGYTNKFPRFAIAYKFEAEEYSTILKEVVWNVGRTGKVTPTAILEPVEIGDVTVQRATLNNYDDILRKKVKINSRVLIRRSNDVIPEILGTMDEDNGNEIEIKMPTHCPYCNSELIRDGVHFFCTNTLACTPQLTSSLVHFSSKNAMNIEGLSEKTIESLFDKLGVDKVYKIYDLKYDELITLEKFKDKKVNNLLNSIEESKKVNLENFIYALGIKNVGIKTAKDLAKKYINLDNLRETTVEELLQINDVGDVVANSIFEFFNDEYSKDALNKLLEKGIEVIPYKEISKSEFTDKKIVITGTFKNYKRKDLEDIFSQNGLIVQSAVAKSTDFLVVGEKAGSKLKKAQELGINIISEKNLEEFLKSIIEK
- a CDS encoding ATP-dependent helicase; translation: MDLLKGLNNKQLEAVEHFGSPLLVLAGAGSGKTKVLTTKIAYAVLEKNVSEYEILAITFTNKAGKEMKERIENIFKRDISSMWIGTFHSICSKILRFNIEKIGYSNNFTIYDRDDQKLVLKEIFKQNLTWESVLGEFKNAIIGIISDAKGKNVKSSEFSKYFSFGNNTDVVEKIYKKYEEILIKNNALDFDDLIFKTIELFKKCPEVLDYYSEKFKYIYVDEYQDTNDAQYEIIKLLASKYKNVCAVGDIDQSIYGWRGANISNILNFENDFPNSKIILLEENYRSTQKILDCANELIKNNVNRKEKNLWTKKEGGDEIIYKSYQNENYEAIEVAQNVSNLIFEGYNLSDIAVLYRANFQSFAIENALRKNSIAYRMVGGLKFYDRKEIKDILAYLKLIANPKDDNAFRRIINYPKRSIGNVSLQKLEEYCYSENISLFDGLFRNEFLDSVSKKLRTEFENFRDMIFGFITCVEDTEVEILIKELLDSIKFVDYLRENEKKEFEKKAENINLFLEEISNSYKGIKLLEYLETNSLLSDIDKTEDSDDTVTLTTIHSAKGLEYKVVFIIGMDEGIFPSERSIKERDDGLEEERRLFYVAITRAKEKLFISSTKSMTMYGKLNLYRVSSFVDEIINYVDDKSINLEFNFDEERVTTSKIRNDAYTDYSRTYVPNADLGRTKLDKPLNHYQKPNKTSSKDVYKVGEKIIHEKYGEGTVIKCEKAGTKVMLMVAFDGEGIKLFDIKKDKRIKRA
- a CDS encoding ABC transporter ATP-binding protein; translated protein: MFLEVKNLCKNYGKKEVLKDINFSLDEGNILCILGPSGCGKTTILNSIGGFIKNNSGRIILDGEDVTLLSPETRNISTVFQSYGLFSNKNVLENVAYGLKFRNVKKQDRMKQSMEILKIVGLEGYENKKIHELSGGQRQRVALARSLVINPRLILLDEPFSNLDKNLRNTMRNEIKKLVKYFKMTTILVTHDQEDAFIMADKVILMNEGKIIQNSTITELYNFPNSEFSLSFIGNSNKFDKENFIRPEKIKIVDYETDIPANIFEKQFRGAFIEYQLKLKGNDEKILKVIELNTGKEKNIGDDVFIEYKVQKLSN
- the cdaA gene encoding diadenylate cyclase CdaA; translation: MGLDKLVFLLSTIRITDVIDIFIVSFMFYKLFALIRGTRATQLIKGILFIFIGSKLSEFFKLYTISWILNNAVTVGFIAILIVFQPELRRILEHIGNNKLLKPVNFEESRSNANVIEEIVKATYSLAGKKIGALMVLERKTGLRDIIETGISLNSDISYELLMNIFIPNTPLHDGAVVISNDHIIAASCFLPLTDNKQISMELGTRHRAGIGISEKSDAIVIVVSEETGYVSICEKSKINRNVSKEYLLNYLVENFVVEEKNTNSFKEIFQNLFENKEISKESVTKEELKEEVKKEIIDDIKEEVSEIVENQGDKVVKKD
- a CDS encoding CdaR family protein, giving the protein MIKLLKKINIKSIIELVKKDFKLKLISLSVGIVMWFLVIGGVNPVVTRQFTDVPVSFKNQSVLESRKLIRVSPENPTVTVTITGKRSDVYSVNKSDIVAEVNLQNGITSGAHRLSINYKVPYNVQFKSASDNDLLVTLDEEISKTYKVEVETIGQIKNKNQVVAKKEPADSEVVVKGPVSYVNKVKRVRCVVDVTNKDGDEVVQSKIVPVDELNKEVKKVSLSKTDTNVSIGFKNFKEVPIKLVEINSPPSDVRILKKDIVPNIISIVGNLTSLEQISQINTKPFDLSQIKESGSYNLNLELPSDVTLVNNDLKVVINIDVDKKIEKTLEIDTSNIEIENESGKDILLKGLQDKVKVTVRGYESDLAKLNAEDIRLYISVKKEDVGKNVQIKAKNIENIEIAKISNDIVQAIGK
- a CDS encoding ABC transporter permease, producing the protein MKRYFKFIDTIIIFTLVFCLFTFILFPFLKVFYSTFFNDGKFTLEGFAFLKIQSKLLYNSIFVAFFATIITTIVSVSIGIFCFTIRKSVKKLISCVLMITMISPPFVSSLAYIKLFGRRGFITHDIFNLSLNAYGSFGVILMQSIGLISLSALMIISSLDGIDKEQINSARSLGAKTNNIILDIILPQLLPSIKVVAILSFIRSIADFSTPLIIGGSFETLASKSYNVFISDGNIVQAGAMNIILCIPVIFTFIFYIKNSKIISNTNFGSNISEVNIEKKGIIFSFAVFLSTVFLILLILQYSSIVLSAFTDYSKGKLYFTFGHFAGIKNYIDKTVFRSIYYSLISAFFGSLIGLLLQYYIHIRKVKFLRIFDFIATMPYMLPGTFFGIGYILAFNNYPIYITGTALIVILNVTFKQLPFSTKIFSSSLETIDENQILSAKDLGANEFYIFKDVILSHTKNHFVISMINGFNSTMTTVGSIIFIVYPAQKVLTLVMFDVINSGKYNTASVLALLIILICLSFSLLFMLINYILNKLGDFYVFRSKKFM